One genomic window of Enoplosus armatus isolate fEnoArm2 chromosome 19, fEnoArm2.hap1, whole genome shotgun sequence includes the following:
- the LOC139302688 gene encoding voltage-gated potassium channel regulatory subunit KCNF1-like, whose translation MWGIQRTRYADCNGSEASDETEIVVNIGGVKQVLYGDVLNRYPDTRLAELVDCSLKSSEEISSLCDDYDPDTGEFYFDRDPEAFKCIIELYYYGEIHMKRGICPICFMKEMEFWKIDSDFLDDCCKCHLKEVEDELAEIAEKVKTILVDREGDPSAGGWQRFQMYLWRLMEKPESSLPAHIIAIVSFIFILISSVVMCVGTIPDLQVEDTEGNLLEHPTLEVIETVCIGWFTIEYLLRLISSPNKIKFVLSFMNIIDFMAIMPFFVVLILTSLGAGVMELANVQQAVQALRIMRIARIFKLARHSSGLQTLTSALKSSFKELGLLLMYMGVGVFLFSALGYTMEQNHPDTLFTSIPQSFWWAVITMTTVGYGDVYPKTTLGRCNAAISFLCGVIAIALPIHPIINNFVLFYNKQQVLETAAKHEIELMALRSGNAELEAAPGAHKHVCGAGVWDNPMRSCHSDTYIPLLKDPRGGAGIQTPSMETSFESTAEATEYFIS comes from the coding sequence ATGTGGGGGATCCAGAGGACGCGGTATGCAGACTGCAACGGCTCTGAAGCCAGTGACGAGACAGAGATTGTTGTTAACATCGGCGGGGTGAAACAGGTGTTGTATGGGGACGTGTTGAATCGCTACCCGGACACCCGGCTGGCAGAACTGGTGGACTGTTCACTAAAGTCTTCTGAAGAAATATCTTCACTATGTGACGACTACGACCCTGACACAGGAGAGTTTTACTTTGACAGAGACCCCGAAGCATTTAAGTGTATAATTGAGCTGTATTATTATGGAGAGATTCACATGAAACGAGGCATCTGTCCAATTTGTTTCATGAAGGAGATGGAGTTCTGGAAAATCGACTCTGATTTTCTGGATGACTGTTGTAAATGTCACCTGAAGGAGGTAGAGGATGAACTTGCAGAGATCgcagagaaagtgaaaactATCCTGGTGGACCGAGAGGGTGATCCGTCTGCAGGAGGCTGGCAGCGTTTCCAGATGTACCTCTGGAGGCTGATGGAGAAGCCGGAGTCCTCGCTGCCTGCGCACATAATCGCCATAGTTTCTTTCATCTTCATCCTTATCTCCTCCGTGGTGATGTGTGTCGGGACCATCCCcgacctgcaggtggaggacaCGGAGGGTAACCTCTTGGAGCACCCAACGCTGGAGGTCATCGAGACGGTGTGTATCGGCTGGTTCACTATTGAATACCTCCTGCGTCTGATCTCCTccccaaataaaataaaattcgTCCTATCTTTCATGAACATCATCGACTTCATGGCGATCATGCCCTTCTTCGTGGTGCTGATTCTGACCTCCCTCGGCGCAGGAGTGATGGAGCTGGCTAACGTGCAGCAAGCAGTGCAGGCTTTACGCATAATGCGCATTGCGCGCATTTTCAAGCTGGCACGACATTCCTCTGGGCTCCAGACCCTCACATCTGCTCTGAAGAGCAGCTTCAAAGAGCTCGGACTGCTCCTCATGTATATGGGCGTGGGGGTCTTCCTTTTCTCCGCATTGGGCTACACCATGGAGCAGAACCATCCGGACACCTTGTTCACCAGCATCCCACAGTCGTTCTGGTGGGCTGTGATCACCATGACCACGGTGGGCTATGGAGACGTCTACCCCAAGACCACTTTAGGTCGGTGTAACGCGGCCATCAGCTTTCTGTGCGGGGTGATCGCCATAGCGCTGCCCATCCACCCCATCATCAACAATTTTGTCCTGTTCTACAACAAGCAACAGGTGCTGGAGACTGCGGCCAAGCACGAGATTGAATTGATGGCACTGCGCTCCGGCAATGCCGAGCTGGAGGCCGCACCCGGCGCCCATAAACATGTTTGCGGTGCAGGGGTGTGGGACAACCCCATGCGCTCCTGTCACAGCGACACATACATTCCCTTACTGAAGGATCCCAGGGGAGGGGCAGGCATCCAGACCCCCAGCATGGAAACAAGTTTTGAAAGTACAGCCGAGGCCACTGAATATTTCATCTCATGA